AGATCTTTCGAACTCCAACTTCAGTActattgttgatgaccCTGCTGCCGATAGAGCAAACACTAGAGCACTTATCACCAAGTACCTTGGTACCAGTGTAATCAATGATGGAAGCCTTTTAACCCGGAGTTTCCAGTTGTTCCTTAGTGTAATTCCATTCGATAAAAATAGCATGGAATTATCTAAATTTGCCAGTATCCGTACTTCTGTGGTGGTTCAGTCACTTTTTGGAGCTAAGCTTATCattgacttggtcaacGGCGAAGACGAAGTTGCCCGCTTACGTATTTTACCTGTGACATGGCTTTTGAAAAACAGCAGATCGATCCTTCTTAACCTCAACCGTCTGAGCGTATCGATGATATCCGAAAGTGTCAAGAACGAATATATCGCATTGGTGGTCCTCAAGGCATTGATAATGATAAACTCGCTTCTTGGGAACTGTGTTTTGCTTGCCGAACAGAATGTGCTTCCTAAACCaatcgaagaagaattaCACAAGCTCGTTCACGGTCATCGCATTAATCCCGACTCAGATATCACTCTTGAAACGCTTCTCAACCCCACGGTTGACCGCAATGTCGCTAATGAGCTTGTGAGACAATTCGGTCTCTTGACACAACTTGGGCAATTGGTGAAACCTTAGGTTTGTATTACTAGAAAGGGTCATTTGATACAGACCAGCAATCCTAAATTGGTAATGTCCCAACAATGGGTACGAAGACAAGGCCAATTTTTCCATATTGTAAATTGAAGTAGGTGATTAAGTTCACTACTTCGAACTGTACTATAAGTTTGTTTAATAAATGATAATTCACAATTCCTACGTAATTAAAATTATCCTTGCAAATCGGCACAGGTTTTTTATTTAATagtacttgaatttgattaACAGAAACGGACACCAAGAACCCCATATAGGAGTATGATTAAATCCTTTGATCCCCTGTTTGATATGCACAAGTTTGCTGTTCTCTTATGTGAATGACTAAATGGTTTTTAATCTGATTTCCTCCCGTATCGCAGTTAAGAGATTCAAAAAGATCGGACTTAATGCTTACATTTGAACAGAGCTAATTAAATATACCCAATCAATccatgatatcaagaaacGTTCTGTTAAACACAGTCTAGCAATGCTTGAtccaatttggtgatgttttgTTGGAACCAAGGCTACTGTTGCTCGAAAGGGCCAATTGATACAGAACAAGCCCAAACCGGCAATCCGTTAGACCATCACCGGATACCACGTCAAACCTTTAACATCTCGGAATAACCAACCATTCTTAACTGCATATAAAGTTTACAACCTGTATATCTGATACAACCCCCCTCAAATGTTGCTGCGAATTTATGCTTCTTCCAGTACCAATCTTGGCAATGGTTCTATCATTGAGAATGTATGCAGGAACACAAAAGGACCTGACTACTGTTTTGGGAAGTGGGTCCCATAGATAAGAATAATCTAATTGACACTCCACAAATCGTTAAATCCTCCAGCTCCTAGCCAATCAGTGGGAAAGTATAAATaaacatcaagaactctCTTGAATCAAGATTTCGTAGTTGtcacttcttcaacagaaaCACATCCCAAATATGGCCTCTACCAAAGTCGATATTGCCAGACAGGTGCCCAGTGCACCACCAGCAGATGAACCCGCTGCAAGATTATTGCCCGGTGAACACACCCTTCCCGCCAGTTGGTGGACTAGTgaaaaggtgtttgagCTTGAGAAAAGATctattttcaacaaaagTTGGCTTTTCTGTATCCATTCATCGCGGTTCAACAAGGCTGGTGATTACTTCAGATTCACATTCGCAGGAATCAACTTTTTTGTtatcaagtccaaagttGACAACCAGATCAAGGCCTTCCATAACGTTTGTCGTCACAGAGCTTATCCCGTGGTACGTAAGGATAAAGGATCTTCAACCGTGcttggctgcaaatacCACGGCTGGTCCTATAACTCGGACGGAAAATTGCTTAAAGCTCCTCACTTCAACGATGTAGAAGGGTTTGTCAAGGAAGAAAACTCATTGTTTCCCGTCAACACCCACGTGACCGAGCAAGGGTTGGTATTTgttaacttcaacaacgacCCCGAGTCGGTGATTCCGTTTGACAAGTGGTTTGAAGGTTTGAACAGCGAGCTCAATGAATTTGATTTCTCCGACTATGAATACCACATGTCTTACGAATTGGACGGGCAGTTcaattggaaaactttgaTGGACGGGTACCAGGAGTGCTACCACTGTCCCACCGCCCATCCTGGATTAAGCTCAGCCTTTAAAATGGAAACTTACAAGGTTGTTCCAAAAAACAGGTACTGCCGTCACTATGCACAAATCGTGCGTGAGGAACAACCCGAATCCGAACCTGAACCCGAACCCGAACAAAGTAGTTGGTTTGGTATGAGGAAACAGGCTCAACCGCAACCAAGTCCTCAGaaaaaaccaaagaaggcCAACCCAGGGGGTGAGTTCAATGGTTTGTGGGTATATTTATTCCCCACCAACGGGATCAACTGCTATTCTCCCGCTTGGTATTCGATTAGAGTATTGCCAGTGTCTCCTACCCACACGATTTTGCAGTACGATATCTTTACTAAAAAGGGCTTGGATGAAGATACCAAGAAggagtttgtggactttttgcagttggtggaattggaagatttTAATTTGTGTCAGTTAACAcaaaaaaacttgaacgaAGGGGTGTACTCTTCAGGCTACTTGCACCCACTCAAAGAAAGAGGCGTATTGTTTTATCAGAATTTGGTGAGAGATATGGTGAAAGAGCATTTCGCTCTTGAGCAAGCAGCAGGAAAGCCCATTAATCCAGCCATTATTAGCAATAAAAAGGCCAATAAAGATGTGCAGGAGTTGGAGGAAATCTGTAACCAGTTGGAATGTGGCAGTTCTTCCGGGAGTTCAGAACTCCAGTGGTAAATACGTAATAGCTTGACAATAGTGATGTTTTGTACTGAGGAAACTGTAGATGCTGCAAGTTGCCAAATGTAGGTTATAGGGTTTATGACTCCCAAGGAGTTCAGTGGGTGTAGGGTCCATCGTCCTGGCCATGCCATAGTATGCACAAGACTGGACAGTCTACTTATGTGTCCCTAGCCTCATCTCTATCTTAATGTCTCATGTCTCATCGCCATTATAGGCTAATCTTCCCCAATCCTCATCACATGACTGCGACCAACCCACCGCGGGGCTGGCGCCAGCATGGTGCCAACCTGTCGTGCCAGTGAGTCCTCGGCGTAAATCGTGTTCGCGCTTCCGAGGCATATGATTTCCTCAGTGGGGATTATAAATCATCATTCTTTCCAcactccaccaccaccctTTACAAAAGCCTTTTTTTATCCCACACTCCCAGCTAAACAGACCTACACACCATAATGTCTTTTGTCGGAGGCGGAGCAGACTGCTCAGTTAACGGAAATGCCATTGCTCAGTTCAATAAGCACACTCAACAGGATCGATCACTCCAACGTCAAACTGCTAATCAGACCCAGTTTATCGGACAaaattccttcaaaagcGAAAATGGTGCCATGAACCAGGCCGACCGTCGCAATATGGAAGCCTTCATGAACGGTGGTGGTCAGCTGTTTCAGTTTCTGCCCATGCATCATGAGTTGGACGTAATCCACCGGAGCCTGGCGCAACCGGCCTTacaccaaccacaaatacTTTCTCAAAAACAAAACTGGTCGACCGAGTTTCAGGCACACTCTCCTTCACCGTCGGCACAACAGCACGCTACCGGTAGCCCTCAGTGGGGCGCAGAGTTTCAAACAAGGCCAGAGCTCCAACAACAGCCACAAATGCAAAATTCTGGACTGCCCCAGATGTCGATGAGAATGGGTTATCGCCCCATGATGCCCATGATGGGCTCTAGTTTACACCAGCCAGCTCCCCAGGTGGCAGCCCAGCCGGTCAGCAACCAGGAACAGCAGGTGGACTGGGATAACCAGTTTAAGGAGATTGAAGAGCTCTCACAAACGGCAAATGCCCAGACAGACGAGACGGCCCAACGCGAAGGCTCACCTGAGATCGTAGTGGACGACAAGTACGAGGCTACATTCCAGGAAGTCTGGGATAGTTTGAACGATGAGGCGTTAGAAAACGACTTTATCAATCAACAGTatgaagacttcaagaCTACCCAGAGAGAAACACTTCCGGCAGATATGAGCCAATGGGAGCGTGATTTCGCCAAGTATGCGTCCACCCGAGCCCATTTCGGCGAATATAAGTCTGAAGACAAACAGAACAACCAATTTTTGGATCTTCCGGCTGACCAAGATCCATACGAAATCGGGCTTCAGTTGATGGAAAATGGTGCGAAGCTCTCGGAGGCCGCGCTAGCATTCGAGGCTGCCATCCAACGTGATGAGACTCACGTAGATGCATGGTTGAAATTAGGGGAAGTGCAGACCCAAAATGAAAAGGAGATTGCTGGGATTTCAGCGTTGGAAAAGtgtttggagttgaatCCTGAAAACAGCCAGGCATTAATGACCTTAGCCATCTCATATGTTAATGAGGGTTATGACAATGCTGCATTTGCTACTTTGGAACGGTggatttccaccaaataCCCCCAAATCACCGAAAAGGCCCGTCAACAGAATCCTCAAATCACCGACGAAGACCGGTTCTCTTTGAATAAAAGAGTCACTGAATTGTTTATTAACGCAGCACAATTATCGCCCAATCAAGCTAGTATGGACGCCGACGTTCAATTGGGATTGGGAGTTTTGTTCTACGCCAACGAGGACTTTGACAAGACCATCGACTGCTTTAAAGCTGCCTTAAGTATTAAACCTGACGACCCGGTCTTGTGGAACCGGTTGGGTGCTTCCTTGGCAAACTCCAATAGGTCAGAGGAAGCAGTTGATGCTTACTTTAAGGCTTTGGAACTCAAACCAACTTTTGTTAGAGCACGTTACAACTTGGGAGTTTCGTGCATCAACATTGGATGTTACAAGGAAGCTGCCGAGCATTTGTTGAGTGGTTTGGCCATgcaccaagttgaaggtcACGACACTACTGCCACCACATCATTATCCCCAAACCAATCTACTGCATTAACCGAAACGTTAAAAAGAGCATTTATTGCCATGGAGAGAAGAGACTTATTGGAAGTAGTCAAACCAGGAATGAACTTGGACCAATTTCGGGGAGAGTTCACCTTCTGATCAGCTGATGTTTGTTTACATAGCTTTGAGTTTTACAATCCATGATCTCTATTTACTCATCTACAACATGCTCGCAATGTATAAATATATAATCTCTACTCAATTACAACAATCCTAACTTCTCCATTCTCACATGAACTGCGTTTCTGTGAGCTTCTAATCCTTCAACGGCAGCTATCGTCATAACAGCCTTCCCAATACTCTTCAAACCTTCTTCACTGACTTCTTGAGAAGTGATAAACTTCTGGAACGTCGCGGTATTCACACCAGAATACTGTCTGGCATATCCATATGTTGGCAAAGTGTGGTTGGTTCCACTAGAATAGTCACCACATGATTCAGGAGACAACTTACCCACAAATACAGAACCAGCATTATCAACGTAGTCTGGAACATAGCTACCAGCCTTTTCAATTTGCAAAATCAAATGTTCTGGTGCGTAGTCGTTGGATAACTTGAAAGCTTCTTCATAAGtgtccaccaacaaagTGTAAGAGTGTGCCAAACATTTGGAAACAATTTCCCTCCTTGGCAACACAGATGCTTGTGTAGCAACCgcttctt
Above is a window of Yamadazyma tenuis chromosome 1, complete sequence DNA encoding:
- the PEX5 gene encoding Peroxisomal membrane signal receptor PTS1 (COG:U; EggNog:ENOG503NUGJ), with product MSFVGGGADCSVNGNAIAQFNKHTQQDRSLQRQTANQTQFIGQNSFKSENGAMNQADRRNMEAFMNGGGQSFQFSPMHHELDVIHRSSAQPALHQPQILSQKQNWSTEFQAHSPSPSAQQHATGSPQWGAEFQTRPELQQQPQMQNSGSPQMSMRMGYRPMMPMMGSSLHQPAPQVAAQPVSNQEQQVDWDNQFKEIEELSQTANAQTDETAQREGSPEIVVDDKYEATFQEVWDSLNDEALENDFINQQYEDFKTTQRETLPADMSQWERDFAKYASTRAHFGEYKSEDKQNNQFLDLPADQDPYEIGLQLMENGAKLSEAALAFEAAIQRDETHVDAWLKLGEVQTQNEKEIAGISALEKCLELNPENSQALMTLAISYVNEGYDNAAFATLERWISTKYPQITEKARQQNPQITDEDRFSLNKRVTELFINAAQLSPNQASMDADVQLGLGVLFYANEDFDKTIDCFKAALSIKPDDPVLWNRLGASLANSNRSEEAVDAYFKALELKPTFVRARYNLGVSCINIGCYKEAAEHLLSGLAMHQVEGHDTTATTSLSPNQSTALTETLKRAFIAMERRDLLEVVKPGMNLDQFRGEFTF
- a CDS encoding uncharacterized protein (COG:P; EggNog:ENOG503P0AJ) codes for the protein MASTKVDIARQVPSAPPADEPAARLLPGEHTLPASWWTSEKVFELEKRSIFNKSWLFCIHSSRFNKAGDYFRFTFAGINFFVIKSKVDNQIKAFHNVCRHRAYPVVRKDKGSSTVLGCKYHGWSYNSDGKLLKAPHFNDVEGFVKEENSLFPVNTHVTEQGLVFVNFNNDPESVIPFDKWFEGLNSELNEFDFSDYEYHMSYELDGQFNWKTLMDGYQECYHCPTAHPGLSSAFKMETYKVVPKNRYCRHYAQIVREEQPESEPEPEPEQSSWFGMRKQAQPQPSPQKKPKKANPGGEFNGLWVYLFPTNGINCYSPAWYSIRVLPVSPTHTILQYDIFTKKGLDEDTKKEFVDFLQLVELEDFNLCQLTQKNLNEGVYSSGYLHPLKERGVLFYQNLVRDMVKEHFALEQAAGKPINPAIISNKKANKDVQELEEICNQLECGSSSGSSELQW